Proteins encoded together in one Campylobacter peloridis LMG 23910 window:
- a CDS encoding SoxW family protein: MFYKIIIISLIALFISACDEKVDTNLISSGAKFTKEYAQQTNDIDKKSYQEIAHLFKDNTQIQSKEKNILIIFSANHCVYCDKLKEEILNDKKLQNLIKDDYNSYYINISYKKIHTFNKNHTSDLSTAELSSLYNIVATPTIVILNKNSQTLFNYPGFISAKRLKATMEFLNKDDIKNLSEEIIAKKLLHFYKENNI, translated from the coding sequence ATGTTTTACAAAATAATAATTATTAGTTTAATTGCTTTATTTATTAGCGCATGTGATGAAAAAGTTGATACGAATTTGATATCAAGCGGTGCCAAATTTACAAAAGAGTATGCTCAACAAACAAATGATATAGATAAAAAATCCTATCAAGAGATTGCACATTTGTTCAAAGATAATACACAAATTCAAAGTAAAGAAAAAAATATTTTAATTATTTTTAGTGCAAATCATTGCGTGTATTGTGATAAATTAAAAGAAGAAATTCTAAATGATAAAAAACTACAAAATTTAATCAAAGATGATTATAATTCTTACTATATCAATATTAGTTATAAAAAAATTCATACATTTAACAAAAACCATACAAGCGATTTAAGTACGGCTGAACTTTCTAGTTTATATAACATTGTAGCAACTCCAACTATAGTAATACTAAATAAAAACAGCCAAACACTTTTTAATTATCCAGGTTTTATTAGTGCTAAAAGACTAAAAGCTACTATGGAATTTTTAAATAAAGATGATATTAAAAATTTAAGCGAAGAGATAATTGCTAAAAAACTTTTACATTTTTATAAAGAAAATAATATTTAA